AATCTCCTGCCCAATTAGCAGTAGCTCTTTATGATAGGCTTAAGCTCCCCAGGGTAAATACAAAGAAACCTAATTCAACAGATAAGAAAACCCTAAAGATGTTGAAGAAGGAACATGAAGTTATATCGCTGATTTTAGATTTTCGTAGTAAAGCCAAGTTGGTTGATGCTTTTGCAGATAAATTACCTAAAGCAGTTATTAACGGGCGAGTGCATACCTCATTTAATACAGTAGGGGCTCGTTCAGGTAGAATGTCAAGTAGTAACCCTAAACGAGATTGGGGCTTTGTGGCGTGAGCCACATTGAAAAATCGGGTTAATTCGGTGAAGCCCTAACGTAAAGTCGAGGGTAATACCGAGCCAAGCTAAGGATAGCCATTAGAAGTCCTTAGAAGGCGTAGAGACTAGGTGGTGCGTAGGCTAACAATAATCCACCCACGAAAGCCCGACACCTATCAAGCCAACCTAATTTCGCAGGAATAGAAACATTATTCCTGCGAGGTGTTAAAGAATGGATGAGGAAGTTTTATACAAATTATATATAGAAGAACGGAAATCGAGAAGAACTGTAGCTAAGGAGTTAGGAGTTTCTGAAGGAACAGTAAAACATTATCTTGAGAAATATGGTTTTTCAAAGAAAAAATTAGGGGTAAAACCTAAGTATGATGTTGAACATAAAGGGGTGACAAGATTATTAGCAAATAGAGATTGGTTATATGAAGAGTATTTAGTTAAAAGAAAAAGTGCCCAACAAATAGCAGATGAGTTAGGAGTAAAATATGGAAGAGTTGATCGATGGATTGCTAAACATGGTTTTTATGGTAAAAAGACATACCTAAACTCTTGTGACGAAACTAAGTTTAATTATAAAAATCCCATATTCTGTTATTATGCTGGGTATGTTGCAACAGATGGTTATGTGGATAAAAATACACCAAGAGTATCTATTCGTTCAAACGATGTGTGTGCTAAGGGTTTGTTTGAGAATTTGGCTAACTATTTTAAGTTCACAGGAGAGGTTAGACAGTATGGTAAGAGTTACGATTTAACAATATCGTCTCCTAAATTAATCCAGGAATTATATAATCATTTTAAAATAACTCCAGCAAAAACTAAAACCCTGGAATTTCCCGATAGTTTTTATAACGAAGTTTGTGAGCGAATGTTTTGTAGGGGATTAGTTGATGGAGATGGTAATATAAAAAATAATGGGGATTTTAGATTTTATTGTGGTTCTGAAGCATTTATAGATAGATTTATTGATTTTTTAAATAAAAAGTTTAATTGGTGTATAAACAAGACCTATGTAAGAAAAATATATCCTGGTTTTACCCTTACAAAAAGTAAAGCTAAACTGTTCCTTAATTGGTGTTATTGTGGTTATAATTCCTTTCTCCTTAGTAGAAAGTATGAAAAATTTCTTTTGGTATGTGCTTGATAGGTGAAGATATAGTCCGACACCCCCCGAAAGGGGGGAGGTGGTTTAAACGGCCACCGTAACAGATTGAATCTACAACAAATCCCCGCTAAAGTCGGGGGATTGATCCGAAATGCCTTTATTGCTGATGAGGGACGGTTGTTAGCTAGTATTGATTTTAGCCAGCAGGAATTGCGAGTATTAGCTCACGTTTCACGGGATAAAGTGTTGCTTGATGCTTATAAAAATGGCCGTGATATTCATAGTACGACTGCTGTCAGCATTTGGAATCGTAAACATCCTGATGATCCAGTGACTTATGATGATTTTGAATATCGGCGAAAAATGACCGAGCTATTTCAGGATGCTGATGGAAATTTAGTAGATGAAAAGTTTAGCGTAGAACACATTCAAGAATTGTTGGCGGCGGGAAAGATAAGAACTGATGACCCAAAAATCCTTAGAAAAGATGCTGAGTTAGGGATACAGTATGAGAAAGTCAGGAAAGATTCAAAGATGGTCAACTTTGGGATCATATATGGTATCTCAGAAAAAGGGTTGGCTGATAACCTGGAGATTACTGAAGAAGAAGCTAAGGAATATATAAAGAGTTATTTTGAGGCTTATCCTGGAGTGAAGAAGTGGATAGAAGAAAAACATAAAGAAATTTTAAAGCAGAAATATACTACAACTCTTTTAGGGCGTAAGCGTCGAGTTTATCCTGAAATTAATTCGGGCGATAGTTGGAAAATACAACGTGGTTTAAGACAGGGTGTTAATAGCATTATTCAAGGTAGTTCTGCTGATATGGTAAAACTGGCGAGTATTAAACTACAACCTTTACTTAAAGAGCTTGATGCTCATATTGTTTTATGGATACACGATGAAATCGTATTTGATGTACCTGAAAATATTGGGATGGAGAATTTACAACGAATAGCTGATATTATGTGTAACGCTCTACCTTTGGACTGTGGCATGAAATCTGATATTGAGGTGGGGCGTAAGTGGGGACAAAAGCTATCAGAAGATGATATTAGACATTTATTTGAGGAAGATGAAGAGACAGATGAGGAGGAAGAAGAATAATGGGTTTAGCAAGTTTAGCTAGAAAAGTTAAACAAGAAATGAAAGAACAAAATAAATCTTATGAAGAACGTTTTTTAGAGACTGTAGATCAGTTTATTGTTCAATCCCGTGGAGGAGAAAAACATTCTTTATTAGCTTTTCATCCTTCTTCTTTCTATAAATGTGGGCGGGCTGTTTATTATGAATTGAAAGGGTTTCCCAAGAAGGAAAAGATATATGCACGCAGTCAACGTATTCTAGAAGTCGGCACCGCCCTCCATGAATGGGTACAAAGAAAAGTTTTTATGCAGATGGATTTACTCCCTGATGCTCCTATTAAACTTATTCCTGTTAAAGAGTTACCTCCTTATGGGAAGGAGGGTATAGAGTTTATTACTGATCATGCCGCCCCCGATATGGAGATAAAGTTTATAGATAGTAGATGGACGTTAAAGTTTCCTATTTCGGGGATGGTGGATGGAGCATTACATTTTATGGATAGAGATTTTATTTTTGAATTTAAGACCATTAATCCTAATGACTTTGAGTATTTAAATGCACCCCTTAAAGAACATTTAAAGCAAGGTGCTTTATATTGTTTATGCTTAAATTTACCAGTGATGTTTGTTTACTTTTGTAAAGGCACTCAAAACTGGAAGGCTTTTTTCCAGGAATATAATAATGACCAAATAAATTGGGTTAAGAACAGGTTAAGCGAGATTGAAAATTGTGTTTTAAGTTCTAGTCTTCCACCGCCTGAAAAGAATAGTCGCGCTTGTAGTTTTTGTGGTTATAAATCTTATTGTGATAAAGAAATTGCTGTTGCCGCTTAAATATGACCCTACTTACTTCGTATAAGTTAAGTGAGGAAGGGCTTAAAGCTCTCAAAATACAAAAGGGGGAATCATAAATGCAAAAAGCAAACACAGTAATGGAGAATGTGTTGGAATTGGTTAAAGTTTTCCCGCATGTAGTTGAAAACTACAATAGTCTAGTAAGCTATTATTGGGAAGTATTTGATGGAATAACAACTTTAGATGATTGTGTTAAGGCGACACCAGCGGAAAGTATTACTCGTAATTTTAGACGATTGGTTGCTAATGGTATGATACAACTACCTCAGCATATCCAAGAAATACGGAAAGAAAAAGAAAGAGAATATCGGAGCGAATTTGCGGCTTTGGTGTAGACATGACAGATAAACTTTGGAAGAAATTTGAAAGGTGGGTGGGGGCCTCTATTTTTGATGGGGCTAAAAGAAATCCAGGATCGGGAGCTACCAATCGTCAGGATGATGGTACAGAACGTCCTGGTGATGTTATCCACCCACTCTATCAAATTGAGTGTAAGGTTTATAAGTCGATAGCAATTTTCCGTTGGTGGGACAAATTGAAAAAAGAAGCTGAAGCTCTAAAGAAGATACCTGTTTTAGTGATGCGGGAAAAAGGAGACGCCCAAGATACTTTAGTTGCGATACACTGGACTTTTTTTAAGGAACTGAAGGCGGCTTGGGAAAAACAGCAGGGGGTGAAATCATGAAAATAAAGTTAACTAGGTTGGTTAGTGCTATAGCCTTATTAGTTGTTTTAAACACTTCAGTATTATTTTTTCACGACTGGACTCCTGTACTAGCTTTAGTATTAACGTTACCTATTCTTTTACCTCTCGATTTACCGTACAAAATTCGTTTTGTGGACATTTACTTATTATATTTAGTGAGTATGATTTATACTACGTTGGTATTTCAAGGGAGGTAGTTATGGATAGAGCAGATATTGAACAAGGTATTCATGAAATGCTCTCTATCAAAGAGACTACTAAAAATAAGTTAAAGAAAGCTGGTTTGTTTATCCCTACCCGCCCCGATACAGTGGTACATGGGGTAGACCTCTATAGTGAATGGGAGGCTTTAAAACGGCGATATGGAGGCATAGCCAATATTCCTCATGAAGAATTGGGAGAGTATTTAGATCGCTGGACAGCCATGATTTCATACACTCGTTGGGTGGAGGCGGTGGCTGATTTAGAACAAGCCACCGCCCGTGAAATACGAGATACTATTAGAAAGCAGTTATATACCCTCCAGGAAGGGGGGCGGGAGATAAGAGATGCAATGGTTTACACTGAACCTCTTTATCAAGAATGGGAAAGAAAATATACAGAGGCTTTAGCTTTGTATATTCAGGTTAAGGCATTACGAGAAGGATATGAGCAGAGGGCTACGGCTATTTCTCGTGAAATAACTCGACGTGGAACTGATATGCTGGATGTTCGTAGATCAATAAATCGAGGCCAGGTTAGTTAGGAGGAAATAAAGGTGCCTGATTTCTTAGTTCGAGAGTTATTGATTATTATATTTAGTTTTTATGCTTTCACAATGTTGGCGACAGTTGTAGTGTTTTTAGGCATTTGGTGGGCAAAAAAGAAATTAAACTTATGGATAACACCACCTGGATTACCAAATCAAATTAAAAGGGGAGATGATAATTATGGTTAATAATGAGTTGTTTGAGCAGGCTAAAAAGGATATAGAAGAAATAATAACTAGTGGTAAATATAGTCTTGAAGAGGTATTAGCGTATTTATATTACAAACAAGTTCTAATTGACCGTTTCTTTACGGTACTTATGGAGGTAGTCGAAGATGGAAATGATACCTCCTCAGACTAATTTTGAGGAATTTGTGGAGAAAGAATTTATAAAGTTTCTTCAGGAACATAACCTTGAAAGTGGTAGTATTTCTGACGGACGAGGACGAAAGGCTTCTGTAAAACGAGATAAATATGGTTTCTTTTCAGTTAAATATACAACCGTCAAGGAGAATTTATGATGGATAATCTTAATATTTTACTGGCGAGTATAAGAAAAGAATTTGGGCCACAAGCAATCTTTCTTTTAGGAGAAAATGAGAGGTTTACTGATATTAAAGTACGTTCTTCAGGGTCGATTATGTTAGATTTAGCCCTTGGGGGTGGCTATCCGCACGGGCGGTTAGTAGAATTTAGTGGGCCTCCAAAATCAGGAAAAACTACTTTGCTTAATATAGCTATAGCCGAGGCCCAACAAGCGGAACCTGATAAGTATTGTGCTGTAATTGATTTGGAGTATGCTTTTAATCCTGAATGGGCCGCCACCCTGGGGGTAAATTTAAATAAACTCTTTTTCAGTCAGCCTGATACTTATGCAGAGAAAGTATTTGCTTTAATTGAATATCTCCTGAAAACAGGGGAGTTTAGTATTATAGGGTTAGATAGTGTGGCAGGATTAATCCCTAAAAGTGAGTTTGAAGAGCATGATTGGGATAAAGAAGGGCGGGTAGGAGGAGCCTCTAAAGTTAATTCAATGGCTGTTAGGCGGCTAGTTAATTCAGGACTTTTGGCGGCTTCAGGAACAACACTTATTTTTATTAATCAAATACGAGATAAAATAGGGAGCTTTTCTCCTTATGGTACCCCCACTACGACAGTAGGGGGCCACGCCCTGCAACATGCTTATACTCAACAGCTTAGTGTGTCGATAGGACAGTATTTTACGAAAGGGTCAGGGGCGGCGAAAGAAT
This portion of the Moorella sp. E308F genome encodes:
- a CDS encoding recombinase RecA; amino-acid sequence: MMDNLNILLASIRKEFGPQAIFLLGENERFTDIKVRSSGSIMLDLALGGGYPHGRLVEFSGPPKSGKTTLLNIAIAEAQQAEPDKYCAVIDLEYAFNPEWAATLGVNLNKLFFSQPDTYAEKVFALIEYLLKTGEFSIIGLDSVAGLIPKSEFEEHDWDKEGRVGGASKVNSMAVRRLVNSGLLAASGTTLIFINQIRDKIGSFSPYGTPTTTVGGHALQHAYTQQLSVSIGQYFTKGSGAAKEYLGQQIAVKINKNKIAPPFRTAILDIYYEHGLDKLMELVNVAKELNVLFGTSWLKFIDPRTGEVFTDKDGNDIKFQGVAKAREALVNDLEQNNGELYMKIYNLVQEIIRG
- a CDS encoding putative PDDEXK endonuclease, with amino-acid sequence MTDKLWKKFERWVGASIFDGAKRNPGSGATNRQDDGTERPGDVIHPLYQIECKVYKSIAIFRWWDKLKKEAEALKKIPVLVMREKGDAQDTLVAIHWTFFKELKAAWEKQQGVKS
- a CDS encoding DNA polymerase A family protein, giving the protein MNLQQIPAKVGGLIRNAFIADEGRLLASIDFSQQELRVLAHVSRDKVLLDAYKNGRDIHSTTAVSIWNRKHPDDPVTYDDFEYRRKMTELFQDADGNLVDEKFSVEHIQELLAAGKIRTDDPKILRKDAELGIQYEKVRKDSKMVNFGIIYGISEKGLADNLEITEEEAKEYIKSYFEAYPGVKKWIEEKHKEILKQKYTTTLLGRKRRVYPEINSGDSWKIQRGLRQGVNSIIQGSSADMVKLASIKLQPLLKELDAHIVLWIHDEIVFDVPENIGMENLQRIADIMCNALPLDCGMKSDIEVGRKWGQKLSEDDIRHLFEEDEETDEEEEE